Proteins encoded by one window of Pyrinomonadaceae bacterium:
- the lysC gene encoding lysine-sensitive aspartokinase 3: MRPTVMKFGGTSVADAGAFRNVAAIVKAAETGRPIVVTSAIGGFTNALLASVESAVAGDARAARPLDEWFARHEMIATELLADDSRGTFATAITDARKEIRQLFKIIASYPVTSPPLQDQIVAYGELLASQLLASVLHAHGLRAQFVDARDCIKTDENYGNAAPLTDTSGAIQERFKRLANDEIPVLGGFIGSTERGVTTTLGRGGSDYTAAIVGAALDAREIQIWTDVSGVLTADPRVVPDAQTIPILSYQEAAELAYFGAKVLHPKTIQPAIDKSIPVRVCNSHAPADEGTLIVAESEAAPLTIKAIAHKNGVTTVQVTSARMLGAYGFLRALFEIFDRHRTAVDVVTTSEVSVSLSIDDACALPELVPDLERLGSVEVEKDRTIISVVGEGLRNTPGIAGRVFSVIHDINVSMISVGASSVNLTFMVDAAQATEAINRLHRVCFEGTVSEPRADRGPHAGSPRGVVGATGS, encoded by the coding sequence ATGCGGCCAACAGTTATGAAGTTTGGCGGGACGTCGGTGGCCGACGCCGGCGCCTTCCGAAACGTTGCGGCAATCGTCAAAGCCGCGGAAACCGGGCGTCCGATCGTAGTCACGTCGGCCATCGGCGGGTTTACCAATGCTTTGTTGGCCAGCGTTGAAAGCGCCGTAGCCGGCGACGCGCGGGCGGCGCGTCCGCTGGACGAGTGGTTCGCCCGGCATGAAATGATCGCCACCGAACTGCTGGCCGATGACAGCCGCGGGACGTTTGCAACTGCGATCACAGATGCCCGCAAAGAGATTCGCCAGTTATTCAAAATCATTGCTTCATATCCAGTCACCAGTCCGCCGCTTCAGGATCAAATCGTGGCTTACGGCGAGTTACTGGCTTCGCAGTTGCTCGCGTCAGTGTTGCACGCGCACGGTCTGCGCGCTCAGTTCGTCGATGCACGTGATTGCATTAAGACGGATGAGAACTACGGAAATGCCGCGCCACTCACCGACACCTCAGGAGCGATACAGGAGCGGTTCAAGCGTCTGGCGAATGATGAGATTCCTGTTCTGGGCGGATTCATCGGCAGCACCGAACGCGGCGTAACGACGACTTTGGGGCGAGGCGGATCGGATTACACCGCGGCGATTGTTGGCGCCGCGCTCGACGCGCGTGAAATTCAAATTTGGACTGATGTCAGCGGCGTCCTGACGGCCGACCCGCGCGTTGTCCCTGACGCGCAAACAATTCCAATCCTTTCGTACCAGGAAGCGGCTGAGCTCGCTTACTTCGGCGCGAAGGTGCTGCATCCAAAAACGATTCAGCCGGCCATCGATAAGAGCATTCCGGTTCGCGTCTGTAATTCTCATGCGCCGGCGGACGAGGGAACTTTGATCGTCGCCGAATCAGAAGCGGCGCCACTGACGATCAAAGCGATCGCGCATAAGAACGGCGTCACTACTGTGCAAGTCACTTCGGCGCGAATGCTTGGCGCGTACGGTTTCCTGCGCGCGCTGTTCGAGATCTTCGACCGTCATCGAACGGCGGTGGATGTGGTGACTACTTCGGAGGTAAGCGTATCGCTTTCCATAGATGACGCGTGCGCTTTGCCGGAACTGGTTCCCGATCTGGAACGGCTTGGATCGGTTGAGGTTGAAAAAGATCGGACCATCATCTCGGTCGTCGGTGAAGGATTGCGCAATACGCCCGGCATCGCGGGGCGTGTGTTTTCAGTCATCCACGACATCAACGTCTCGATGATTTCCGTCGGCGCTTCCAGCGTGAATCTCACGTTTATGGTGGACGCGGCGCAAGCGACCGAAGCCATTAACCGCCTTCATCGAGTTTGTTTTGAAGGGACCGTCTCCGAACCGAGAGCGGACCGGGGTCCCCACGCGGGCAGCCCTCGTGGGGTGGTGGGCGCGACCGGATCATGA
- the secA gene encoding preprotein translocase subunit SecA, whose amino-acid sequence MNFDKVLTKVFGSSNERFLKSIRPIVEEITALEPGIEKLSDEQLREKTAFFKAQIADAVKDTRDKDHRKSTEQEILNEILPEAFAIVREASKRTTGMRHFDVQMIGGLVLHQGKIAEMRTGEGKTLVATLPVYLNALTGRGVHVVTVNDYLASRDAEWMGQIYRFLGLEVGVIQNDMDDFERQTAYAADITYGTNNEFGFDYLRDNMKFDLATCVQRGHYFAVVDEVDSILIDEARTPLIISGPSEESTDKYYQANAIIPQLIRGEELEEKKKTGDYVVDEKNHSAVLTEDGVDKAERLLGVGNLYDPGNMELLHCVEQALKAHTLYRLDHQYVVQDGEVIIVDDFTGRLMKGRRWSDGLHQAVEAKEGVKIERENQTLATITLQNYFRLYEKLSGMTGTAETEAAEFHSTYKLDVMVVPTHMPMVRKDNPDVIYRTLPEKWDAVVEEIRELNQKGQPVLVGTVSVENSELIARRLQRAGVPHNVLNAKFHEREAEIVAQAGRKGMVTIATNMAGRGTDILLGGNPDFMTREFLKEQEVDPDEANESQWQQEFLKAKRIVEAEHKEVVSLGGLHILGTERHESRRIDNQLRGRAGRQGDPGSSRFFLSLEDDLMRIFAGDKVKALMQRLGMEQGTAIESKMVSKRIAAAQKSVEGRNFETRKHLLEYDDVMNKQRETIYGLRRQLMEEPDQREYLVGETGVARDLLTDLTTKYLDLDASPDTWDIENYKVQIHTIYALDRELEEIDFENSSPQEIADFLWEKLKGKYAEKEKQIGDEAMRTYERIIMLNIIDAQWKDHLLALDHLKQGIGLVGYGQKDPLVEYKKESFDMFQAMLDRIDTTTIRSLFNLQVVAEESPEEIQRRRLAARRRGGMQFTGPNQGATAAGEEAGKTKTIVRDQPKVGRNDPCPCGSGKKYKKCHGTT is encoded by the coding sequence ATGAATTTCGATAAAGTCCTAACCAAAGTTTTCGGCAGTAGTAACGAGCGGTTCCTGAAGTCTATCCGGCCCATTGTGGAGGAGATCACCGCGCTCGAGCCCGGGATCGAGAAGCTTTCCGACGAGCAACTCCGCGAGAAGACCGCCTTTTTCAAAGCGCAAATCGCTGACGCCGTCAAAGACACGCGTGACAAAGACCATCGCAAATCCACCGAACAGGAGATTCTGAATGAAATCCTGCCTGAGGCCTTTGCGATCGTGCGTGAAGCAAGCAAACGCACTACCGGCATGCGGCACTTCGATGTGCAAATGATCGGCGGTCTCGTGCTGCACCAGGGGAAGATTGCAGAGATGCGCACCGGCGAAGGCAAGACGCTGGTGGCCACCCTGCCGGTTTACCTGAATGCGCTGACCGGGCGCGGCGTTCACGTGGTGACCGTGAATGATTACTTGGCTTCGCGCGACGCAGAGTGGATGGGACAGATCTATCGCTTCCTGGGTCTGGAAGTCGGCGTGATCCAAAACGACATGGATGATTTCGAGCGGCAGACCGCATACGCCGCCGACATCACCTACGGCACGAACAACGAATTCGGTTTCGATTACCTGCGCGACAACATGAAGTTCGATCTCGCGACGTGCGTACAGCGCGGGCATTACTTTGCCGTGGTTGACGAAGTTGATTCAATCCTGATCGACGAAGCGCGCACGCCGCTAATCATCTCAGGCCCGTCCGAAGAATCTACCGACAAGTACTACCAGGCGAACGCGATCATTCCGCAACTCATTCGCGGGGAAGAGTTGGAAGAAAAGAAGAAGACCGGCGACTACGTAGTTGATGAGAAGAACCACTCGGCAGTCTTGACCGAGGACGGCGTGGATAAGGCTGAGCGGCTGCTGGGCGTCGGTAATCTCTACGATCCGGGCAACATGGAACTGCTGCACTGCGTCGAGCAGGCTTTGAAGGCGCACACGCTTTACCGGCTCGACCACCAGTATGTCGTGCAGGATGGCGAAGTGATCATCGTCGATGACTTCACGGGGCGCTTAATGAAAGGTCGCCGCTGGTCGGATGGATTGCACCAGGCCGTGGAAGCCAAGGAAGGTGTGAAGATCGAACGCGAGAACCAGACGCTCGCCACGATCACTCTGCAGAATTATTTCCGTCTTTACGAAAAACTTTCGGGGATGACTGGTACGGCGGAAACCGAAGCGGCCGAGTTTCATTCGACGTACAAACTCGACGTGATGGTAGTTCCGACGCACATGCCGATGGTTCGCAAGGACAATCCGGACGTGATCTATCGCACGCTGCCTGAGAAATGGGACGCGGTCGTCGAAGAGATCAGAGAGCTGAACCAAAAGGGACAGCCTGTGCTGGTGGGCACGGTGTCGGTGGAAAACTCCGAATTGATTGCGCGCCGTTTGCAGCGCGCCGGCGTCCCGCACAATGTTTTGAACGCCAAGTTTCACGAGCGCGAAGCGGAAATCGTGGCGCAAGCCGGCCGCAAGGGCATGGTGACGATCGCGACGAACATGGCCGGCCGCGGCACGGACATTCTGCTCGGCGGCAATCCCGACTTCATGACGCGCGAGTTCCTCAAGGAACAGGAAGTCGATCCCGACGAAGCGAACGAATCGCAATGGCAGCAGGAATTCCTGAAGGCCAAGCGGATCGTCGAAGCCGAGCACAAGGAAGTTGTATCGCTCGGCGGCCTGCACATCCTCGGCACGGAACGTCACGAGTCGCGGCGCATCGACAATCAGCTTCGCGGTCGTGCCGGTCGCCAGGGCGATCCGGGCTCGTCGCGTTTCTTCCTTTCACTCGAAGACGATCTGATGCGCATCTTCGCCGGCGACAAGGTGAAAGCGTTGATGCAGCGGCTCGGCATGGAGCAAGGCACCGCAATCGAATCGAAGATGGTTTCGAAGCGCATCGCGGCGGCGCAAAAGTCGGTCGAGGGCCGCAACTTCGAAACGCGCAAGCACCTGCTGGAATACGACGACGTCATGAACAAGCAGCGCGAGACGATTTATGGTCTCCGCCGCCAGTTGATGGAAGAACCCGATCAGCGCGAATACCTGGTCGGCGAAACCGGCGTCGCGCGCGATCTGCTTACGGATCTCACAACTAAGTATCTCGACCTGGACGCCTCGCCGGACACGTGGGACATCGAGAATTACAAGGTTCAGATTCACACGATCTACGCGCTCGATCGCGAGCTCGAAGAAATCGATTTCGAAAATTCGTCACCGCAGGAAATCGCGGACTTTCTTTGGGAGAAACTCAAGGGCAAGTACGCCGAGAAGGAAAAGCAGATTGGCGACGAGGCGATGCGCACTTACGAGCGCATCATCATGCTGAACATCATCGATGCGCAGTGGAAAGACCACTTGCTGGCGCTGGATCACCTGAAGCAGGGCATCGGTCTGGTCGGTTACGGCCAGAAGGATCCCCTCGTCGAATACAAGAAAGAAAGCTTCGACATGTTTCAGG